One Deinococcus sp. Leaf326 DNA window includes the following coding sequences:
- a CDS encoding ParB/RepB/Spo0J family partition protein, producing MTRKRPTNPRGDINDLLGASAQLARAPQSGHTLAVAELRPGAHQPRRVFDEAGLADLARSINEQGVLQPLLVRPADGGHEIVAGERRWRAAQLAGLNEVPVIIREMTDREAQAAALVENLQRENLNVIDEVDGKLDLIGLALGLSREEARARLIQLLKEEPGDDHAALDTLFGPLRETWASFAKNKIRILNWPPAVVEAMRQGLPYTHAAVIVSAPDEHQARLIALAAEGKSRSELRDEVEGLKAATSKGKPPMHRVLQVGKGLGSRRLLARLEPADLKALDRWLDKMPPGVRAILEGENAE from the coding sequence GTGACCCGCAAGCGCCCGACCAACCCGCGCGGTGACATCAACGACCTGCTCGGTGCCTCGGCGCAGCTTGCCCGCGCTCCTCAATCTGGCCATACCCTCGCTGTGGCTGAACTGCGCCCGGGCGCACACCAGCCCCGCCGCGTATTCGATGAAGCAGGGCTCGCCGACCTGGCTCGCAGCATCAACGAGCAGGGCGTGCTGCAGCCACTGCTGGTGCGCCCGGCGGACGGTGGGCACGAGATCGTGGCTGGCGAGCGCCGCTGGCGGGCCGCGCAGCTCGCTGGCCTGAACGAGGTACCCGTGATCATCCGTGAAATGACCGACCGCGAAGCGCAGGCGGCCGCCCTGGTCGAGAACCTGCAGCGGGAGAACCTGAACGTCATCGATGAGGTGGACGGGAAGCTCGATCTGATCGGTCTGGCCCTGGGCCTGTCCCGCGAGGAAGCCCGTGCCCGCCTCATCCAGCTGCTCAAGGAGGAGCCAGGTGATGACCACGCGGCCCTCGACACCCTGTTCGGGCCGCTACGCGAAACCTGGGCGTCGTTCGCCAAGAACAAGATTCGCATCCTGAACTGGCCTCCGGCTGTGGTCGAGGCGATGCGTCAGGGGTTGCCCTACACCCACGCGGCCGTGATTGTCTCAGCTCCGGACGAGCATCAGGCCCGTCTGATCGCGCTGGCGGCTGAAGGCAAGTCCCGCTCGGAACTGCGTGACGAGGTCGAGGGACTCAAGGCGGCCACATCTAAAGGCAAGCCGCCGATGCACCGCGTCCTTCAGGTGGGTAAGGGCTTGGGCAGCCGCCGCCTGCTGGCCCGGCTGGAACCGGCTGACCTCAAGGCTCTTGACCGCTGGCTGGACAAGATGCCGCCCGGCGTCCGGGCCATTCTCGAGGGTGAAAACGCCGAATGA